The Sander vitreus isolate 19-12246 chromosome 5, sanVit1, whole genome shotgun sequence genome includes a region encoding these proteins:
- the LOC144517655 gene encoding creatine kinase U-type, mitochondrial-like: protein MANSFTRIMSGRNTAVILASIGAGTLASGYVLSDNTAAVAAAERTRLYPPSADFPDLRKHNNCMAAALTPTIYGRLRDKTTPNNWTLDQCIQTGVDNPGHPFIKTVGMVAGDEESYEVFAELFDPVIKDRHNGYDPRTMKHPTDLDASKITSGMFDERYVLSTRVRTGRSIRGLSLPPACSRSERREVERVVVTALAGLKGDLSGRYYSLGEMSEREQKLLIDEHFLFDKPVSPLLTAAGMARDWPDARGIWHNNEKNFLIWINEEDHTRIISMEKGGNMKRVFERFCRGLKQVEHLIQERGWEFMWNDRLGYILTCPSNLGTGLRAGVHIRLPILSRDPRFKKILDNLRLQKRGTGGVDTAATGDTVDISNLDRLGKSEVELVQLVTDGVNYLIECEKRLERGQDIKIPSPISPFRK, encoded by the exons ATGGCGAACTCTTTCACCCGTATAATGTCTGGCCGTAACACAGCTGTGATTTTGGCCAGCATCGGCGCTGGCACACTGGCATCTGGATACGTCCTCAGTGACaacactgctgctgttgctgctgctgagagGACAAGGCTCTATCCACCCAG CGCTGATTTCCCTGACCTGAGGAAGCACAACAACTGCATGGCAGCAGCCCTGACCCCAACCATTTATGGACGCCTGAGAGACAAGACAACCCCCAACAACTGGACCTTGGACCAGTGCATCCAGACCGGGGTGGACAACCCTGGACACCCCTTCATCAAGACTGTGGGCATGGTAGCTGGAGATGAGGAGAGCTACGAG GTGTTTGCTGAGCTCTTTGACCCTGTTATCAAGGATAGACACAATGGATACGACCCTCGCACAATGAAGCATCCCACTGACCTGGATGCTTCCAAG atcaCCTCAGGAATGTTTGATGAGCGCTACGTGCTATCAACTCGTGTCCGTACCGGTCGTAGCATCCGTGGGCTGAGTCTTCCCCCTGCATGCTCTCGCTCTGAGCGCCGTGAGGTGGAGCGTGTGGTTGTGACAGCTCTGGCTGGCCTGAAGGGAGACCTGAGTGGTCGCTACTACAGCCTGGGAGAGATGTCTGAAAGAGAGCAGAAACTGCTTATTGAT GAGCACTTCCTGTTTGATAAACCTGTGTCACCTCTGCTCACGGCAGCTGGGATGGCCAGAGATTGGCCTGATGCTCGTGGTATCTG GCACAACAACGAGAAGAACTTCTTAATCTGGATCAATGAGGAGGACCACACAAGGATCATATCCATGGAGAAAGGAGGAAACATGAAGAGAGTGTTTGAAAGGTTCTGCAGAGGTCTTAAACAG GTGGAGCATCTAATTCAGGAGAGAGGCTGGGAGTTCATGTGGAATGACCGTCTGGGCTACATCCTCACTTGCCCCTCTAACCTCGGCACTGGGCTCAGGGCTGGTGTGCATATCCGCCTGCCCATCCTCAGCAGG GACCCTCGCTTTAAAAAGATCCTGGATAACCTGAGGCTACAGAAGAGAGGCACAGGAGGCGTCGACACGGCCGCTACTGGAGACACCGTGGACATTTCTAATCTCGACCGTCTGGGCAAGTCAGAG GTCGAGCTGGTACAATTAGTGACTGACGGTGTAAATTACCTGATTGAATGTGAGAAGAGACTGGAGAGGGGGCAGGACATCAAGATCCCCTCCCCCATCTCTCCATTCAGGAAGTGA